One stretch of Corvus hawaiiensis isolate bCorHaw1 chromosome 1, bCorHaw1.pri.cur, whole genome shotgun sequence DNA includes these proteins:
- the CCR9 gene encoding C-C chemokine receptor type 9 — protein MSTVPKLTDKKEKLQVTHPGKSSLDYYRNDSMVLSLCENPVNSTDFMCDKRQVRQFTQAFLPVFFWLIFAVGTVGNTLVVLVYCKYHSRRSMMDRYLLHLAIADLLLLFTLPFWAKAASDGWIFKDFMCKVVNSMYKINYYGCSLLLTCISFDRYIIIVQAMKAKTCKRRWLLRSKLMCLAVWLTSVSLCIPEIIYSQSMQVGDVTACKIMYPPNVSVIFRVTVLALKVIIGFFFPLFVMVICYALIINTLLQAKRSQKQKSLKIITMIITAFLLSQFPYNIVLLVKAINTYTGVVHSCQAANQLDIGLQVTQSIAFLHSCLNPFLYVFAGERFRTALGRMIQSCGCCWSRGQEHSSACDSQEHSSNLSFAMLGRRPVRNSLILSTHWTSSGVSPPCKVML, from the exons ATGAGCACTGTGCCTAAACTCACAGATAAGAAAGAGAAGTTGCAG GTCACACATCCTGGCAAGAGTAGCCTGGATTACTACAGGAATGACAGCATGGTGCTGTCCCTGTGTGAAAACCCAGTGAACAGCACAGACTTCATGTGCGACAAGAGGCAGGTCAGGCAGTTCACTCAAGCCTTCCTGCCAGTGTTTTTCTGGCTCATCTTTGCTGTGGGCACAGTGGGGAACACCTTGGTCGTGCTTGTCTATTGCAAATACCACTCCAGGAGGAGCATGATGGATCGGTACCTGCTGCACCTGGCCATCGCCgacctcctgctccttttcaCCCTCCCCTTCTGGGCCAAGGCTGCTTCCGATGGATGGATCTTCAAGGACTTCATGTGCAAAGTCGTCAACAGCATGTATAAGATCAACTACTATGGCTGCAGCTTGCTTCTAACCTGCATCAGCTTTGACAGGTACATCATTATTGTCCAGGCAATGAAAGCTAAAACTTGTAAGCGAAGGTGGCTCCTGCGCAGCAAGCTCATGTGCCTGGCTGTCTGGCTGACATCTGTGAGCCTGTGCATCCCAGAAATCATTTACAGCCAGAGCATGCAGGTGGGTGATGTAACAGCTTGCAAAATTATGTACCCACCAAATGTCAGCGTGATCTTCAGAGTTACGGTCCTGGCCTTGAAAGTCATCATAGgattcttctttcctctctttgtcATGGTTATTTGTTACGCCCTTATCATCAACACCCTCCTACAAGCAAAAAGATCCCAAAAGCAGAAGTCACTGAAGATCATCACCATGATCATCactgctttcctcctctctcagTTCCCATACAATATTGTTTTGCTGGTCAAAGCCATCAACACCTACACCGGGGTGGTGCACAGTTGTCAGGCTGCCAACCAGCTGGACATTGGGCTGCAGGTCACCCAGAGCATCGCCTTCCTCCACAGCTGCCTCAACCCCTTCCTCTACGTCTTCGCTGGTGAGCGGTTCAGGACGGCGCTGGGCAGGATGATacaaagctgtggctgctgctggagcaggggccaGGAGCACTCCTCTGCCTGTGACAGCCAGGAGCACAGCTCAAACTTGTCCTTCGCCATGCTGGGGAGGCGGCCGGTGAGGAACTCTCTCATCCTCAGCACTCACTGGACCTCCTCTGGTGTGTCCCCTCCTTGCAAAGTCATGTTGTAA